Proteins encoded in a region of the Streptomyces sp. NBC_00310 genome:
- a CDS encoding outer membrane protein assembly factor BamB family protein: protein MTQPPPPPNQPPNQPPAQPPAQGQPPAQPPAEGQQQPAQPPAQGQPPQDTPPQGGFGAPTPPPPGGFGAPTPPPQGPPAQGPGYGYPQAPPAQQTPPPAQPPQTPPPAQGPGYGYPQTPPPAQGYGYPGQPGQPGPYGQPQPGPYGQQPQPGPYGQQPQPGPYGYQPQTMPMQPQVGQAPVGKKKVNSTAIIITAAVAAIALIIGGGVYVATSSGDDDNGKKDTASSEGTTGGKDDTKGDDDGGSSSSGGSSTGGVEVPTEAQEKVPSSTSAKILFQVPAHEVKEKLTIDSVKGSWLTKTTYAKAALNKIIGYDPDSGKSKWTLDLAGQTCAGSREITTEGIAVVVTESAKRKNNDDRQPCTEVTAFNVETGKHVWTKNADLSGSKVPFGEVTISGTTVAAAGGYSGGAAFDVNSGKVLWSPKAGECTDEGYAGGAQLIAVRKCGDYGSETFEVQLLDPKSGSVKWTYKVPSGIQRAKIISTNPVVFGVVTGSDVPLTGTTDIFSLDDSGKLRAKISIPDDKYDYECPVRGVWACKGIYVGNDKVYMPTKSHDGTGSYSSTNEIVSFSLASGKSTGDRVDAGDDYELFPIRMDGPNIIAFKDGPYDKGAQVVSVDGKTLKQTKLLETPSSESVLRAISAMTPTMSEMLYTDGRWFIGSELVSKPYSDDEKEYTALGFGAK from the coding sequence ATGACGCAGCCGCCGCCCCCGCCGAACCAGCCCCCGAACCAGCCGCCCGCCCAGCCCCCTGCCCAGGGCCAGCCGCCCGCCCAGCCCCCGGCCGAGGGGCAGCAGCAGCCCGCGCAGCCCCCGGCCCAGGGCCAGCCGCCGCAGGACACCCCGCCGCAGGGCGGTTTCGGCGCGCCCACGCCCCCGCCGCCCGGCGGTTTCGGCGCCCCGACGCCCCCGCCGCAGGGCCCGCCCGCGCAGGGCCCGGGCTACGGCTACCCGCAGGCACCCCCGGCGCAGCAGACCCCGCCGCCGGCCCAGCCGCCGCAGACGCCCCCGCCCGCGCAGGGCCCCGGCTACGGCTACCCGCAGACGCCCCCGCCCGCGCAGGGCTACGGCTACCCGGGCCAGCCCGGTCAGCCGGGCCCCTACGGCCAGCCGCAGCCCGGCCCGTACGGCCAGCAGCCGCAGCCCGGTCCCTACGGGCAGCAGCCCCAGCCCGGCCCGTACGGCTATCAGCCGCAGACCATGCCGATGCAGCCGCAGGTGGGCCAGGCCCCGGTCGGCAAGAAGAAGGTCAACTCCACGGCGATCATCATCACCGCGGCGGTCGCGGCCATCGCGCTCATCATCGGCGGCGGTGTCTATGTCGCCACCTCCAGCGGCGACGACGACAACGGCAAGAAGGACACCGCCAGTTCGGAGGGCACGACCGGCGGCAAGGACGACACCAAGGGCGACGACGACGGCGGCTCGTCGTCGTCCGGCGGCTCGTCGACCGGTGGCGTCGAGGTGCCGACCGAGGCCCAGGAGAAGGTGCCGTCCAGCACCAGCGCGAAGATCCTCTTCCAGGTGCCCGCGCACGAGGTCAAGGAAAAGCTGACGATCGACAGCGTCAAGGGCTCCTGGCTGACGAAGACCACGTACGCCAAGGCCGCCCTGAACAAGATCATCGGCTATGACCCGGACAGCGGTAAGTCCAAGTGGACGCTGGACCTGGCCGGTCAGACCTGTGCGGGCTCCCGTGAGATCACCACCGAGGGCATCGCCGTCGTGGTGACCGAGTCGGCCAAGCGCAAGAACAACGACGACCGCCAGCCCTGCACCGAGGTCACCGCGTTCAACGTCGAGACCGGCAAGCATGTGTGGACCAAGAACGCCGACCTCAGCGGCAGCAAGGTGCCGTTCGGCGAGGTCACCATCTCCGGTACGACGGTCGCCGCGGCCGGCGGCTACTCCGGCGGCGCCGCGTTCGACGTCAACTCCGGCAAGGTGCTGTGGTCGCCGAAGGCCGGCGAGTGCACCGACGAGGGCTACGCGGGCGGCGCCCAGCTGATCGCGGTCCGCAAGTGCGGCGACTACGGCAGCGAGACCTTCGAGGTCCAGCTGCTCGACCCGAAGTCGGGCAGCGTCAAGTGGACCTACAAGGTGCCCTCCGGCATCCAGCGCGCCAAGATCATCTCCACGAATCCGGTGGTCTTCGGTGTGGTGACGGGCAGCGACGTCCCGCTGACCGGCACGACCGACATCTTCTCGCTCGACGACAGCGGCAAGCTGCGCGCCAAGATCTCCATCCCGGACGACAAGTACGACTACGAGTGCCCGGTCCGCGGTGTCTGGGCCTGCAAGGGCATCTACGTCGGCAACGACAAGGTGTACATGCCGACCAAGAGCCACGACGGCACCGGCTCCTACAGCTCCACCAACGAGATCGTCTCCTTCTCGCTGGCCTCGGGGAAGTCCACCGGCGACCGGGTCGACGCGGGCGACGACTACGAGCTGTTCCCGATCCGCATGGACGGGCCGAACATCATCGCCTTCAAGGACGGCCCGTACGACAAGGGAGCCCAGGTCGTCTCCGTCGACGGCAAGACGCTGAAGCAGACCAAGCTCCTGGAGACCCCGTCCTCGGAGTCGGTGCTCCGCGCGATCAGCGCCATGACGCCGACGATGAGCGAGATGCTCTACACCGACGGACGGTGGTTCATCGGCTCGGAACTCGTCAGTAAGCCGTATTCGGACGACGAGAAGGAGTACACGGCGCTCGGCTTCGGGGCGAAGTAA
- a CDS encoding SGNH/GDSL hydrolase family protein, whose amino-acid sequence MRTRLAVLGSTVALAAGALVPVQLAGATPAAAAAYEWVALGDSYTAGVIPAAGEVFEIPRDGCERTDLSYPQVIDRDLGSLVELTNVSCGAATIEDITFNAQQPIGRHLPPFSEDPDYPFPPVPPQSEAVSPGTDVITVGAGGNTLGFAEILFTCLQLGDGSGGVGTPCRDSLADNIPERLTKVSQDYDDMLATLHERAPHAKVVNVGYPTVIPEDTSKCRYNDLEQFASITPGDLDWLRDDVLNPLNATIEKAAAEHGDTFVGLSDSTRNHSVCDAGRWVEGLFTSLDPFQVAFVHPNAQGHKNAADHVAEAVLNALGVN is encoded by the coding sequence ATGCGCACTCGACTGGCCGTGCTGGGCTCCACCGTGGCTCTCGCCGCAGGCGCCCTCGTCCCCGTGCAACTCGCCGGCGCCACCCCGGCGGCCGCGGCGGCCTACGAGTGGGTCGCCCTGGGCGACTCCTACACCGCCGGGGTCATCCCGGCAGCGGGTGAGGTCTTCGAAATCCCCCGTGACGGCTGCGAGCGCACCGACCTGTCGTACCCCCAGGTCATCGACCGCGACCTCGGCTCACTGGTCGAACTCACCAATGTCAGCTGTGGTGCCGCCACCATCGAGGACATCACCTTCAACGCCCAGCAGCCGATCGGCCGCCACCTGCCGCCGTTCTCCGAGGACCCGGACTACCCGTTCCCCCCGGTGCCGCCCCAGTCCGAGGCGGTGAGCCCCGGCACCGACGTGATCACCGTCGGCGCGGGCGGCAACACCCTCGGGTTCGCCGAGATCCTCTTCACCTGCCTGCAACTGGGCGACGGCAGCGGCGGCGTGGGCACGCCGTGCCGGGACAGCCTGGCCGACAACATCCCCGAGCGGCTGACCAAGGTGAGCCAGGACTACGACGACATGCTCGCCACGCTCCACGAGCGCGCCCCGCACGCCAAGGTCGTGAACGTCGGCTACCCCACCGTCATCCCCGAGGACACGTCCAAGTGCCGGTACAACGACTTGGAGCAGTTCGCTTCCATCACCCCGGGGGACCTCGACTGGCTCCGCGACGACGTCCTGAACCCGCTCAACGCCACCATCGAGAAGGCCGCCGCTGAGCACGGGGACACCTTCGTCGGCCTCTCCGACTCCACCCGGAACCACAGCGTCTGTGACGCGGGCAGGTGGGTCGAGGGCCTCTTCACCAGCCTCGACCCGTTCCAGGTGGCCTTCGTCCACCCCAACGCCCAGGGCCACAAGAACGCCGCCGACCATGTCGCCGAGGCGGTTCTGAACGCCCTTGGCGTGAACTGA
- a CDS encoding helix-turn-helix transcriptional regulator, whose translation MGVRLMVVDDHRLLAEALASALKLRGHRVLAAAAPAAGAAELVITRAPEVCLLGTATPAEPGIFDPVVRIKRERPQVAVLVLGPVPSPRGIAAAFAAGASGYVRHDERIEGVERAIMKARAGEAAVAPQLLQSAFAELLNPAAQPDDEGQRLLQMLTPREVEVLVRVADGEDTRLIAAGMGIAPSTARTHVQRVLMKLGVGSRLEAAALAARTGLLDRAGPVPQGPPGPPGAEV comes from the coding sequence ATGGGAGTGCGGCTCATGGTGGTCGACGACCACCGACTGCTGGCCGAGGCGCTGGCCTCGGCGTTGAAGCTGCGCGGGCACCGGGTGCTCGCGGCGGCGGCGCCCGCCGCCGGCGCGGCGGAGCTGGTGATCACAAGGGCACCCGAGGTGTGCCTGCTCGGTACGGCGACACCCGCCGAGCCGGGCATCTTCGACCCGGTGGTCAGGATCAAGCGGGAACGCCCGCAGGTGGCGGTGCTGGTCCTCGGCCCGGTGCCCAGCCCGCGCGGCATCGCGGCGGCATTCGCCGCAGGCGCCTCGGGCTACGTCCGGCACGACGAGCGCATCGAGGGGGTCGAGCGGGCCATCATGAAGGCCCGCGCGGGCGAGGCGGCCGTGGCACCACAGCTGTTGCAGAGCGCCTTCGCCGAGCTGCTGAACCCCGCCGCCCAGCCGGACGACGAGGGCCAGCGGCTGCTCCAGATGCTGACGCCTCGCGAGGTCGAGGTGCTGGTCCGGGTCGCGGACGGCGAGGACACGAGACTGATCGCGGCGGGCATGGGCATCGCCCCGTCGACCGCCCGCACGCACGTCCAGCGGGTCCTGATGAAGCTGGGGGTCGGCTCCCGCCTGGAGGCGGCGGCACTGGCGGCCCGCACGGGGCTGCTGGACCGGGCGGGGCCGGTACCGCAGGGGCCGCCGGGTCCGCCGGGGGCGGAGGTGTAG